The following proteins are encoded in a genomic region of bacterium:
- a CDS encoding AAA family ATPase: protein MDISSLKIEHTGQIKCAEVEFGDLTILVGPQATGKSIFLQFLKLVADTGYIHGQLKKHGIDWKRSDTKTFLDIYWRRYGRYLASRYEYRVPQ from the coding sequence ATGGATATCTCCTCACTAAAAATAGAACACACCGGGCAAATCAAATGCGCAGAGGTGGAATTTGGAGACTTGACCATTTTAGTCGGACCTCAGGCTACAGGAAAAAGCATTTTCCTGCAGTTTCTTAAACTTGTCGCCGACACCGGCTATATCCACGGTCAGCTAAAAAAGCATGGCATTGATTGGAAACGTAGTGATACGAAAACCTTTCTTGATATTTACTGGAGAAGGTATGGGCGGTATTTGGCTTCAAGGTACGAATACCGAGTCCCCCAGTAA
- a CDS encoding AAA family ATPase produces MALIGNVVIRKPFLIFTGEGMGGIWLQGTNTESPSKLTVNGQQEDLAELASPRRRIQKSSLFYIPAQRVLSLANGWPRPFTGFGSEDPFTVRDLSETFRILMEQEFGRTDVLFPKTNRLKREYRDLLSKHVFGGFGLRVDRHGAQKRLVLQQREKSKSIPYMAWSAGQREFVPLLMGLYWLMPGAKVKLRKDVERVVIEEPEMGLHPDAISVVLLLVLELLWRGYKICLSTHSPHILDVVWAMRVIADRQADFTKLLEVFEVRKSDSMKRVAESVGQKTTKVYYFTPDGNTKDISNLNPSSTEWGEAGWGGLTEFSGRVNKIVATVVNDSSKDNN; encoded by the coding sequence ATGGCATTGATTGGAAACGTAGTGATACGAAAACCTTTCTTGATATTTACTGGAGAAGGTATGGGCGGTATTTGGCTTCAAGGTACGAATACCGAGTCCCCCAGTAAATTAACTGTCAATGGTCAGCAAGAAGACCTTGCCGAATTGGCGAGTCCGCGTCGTCGGATTCAAAAATCTTCCTTGTTTTATATCCCGGCCCAACGTGTGCTTTCCCTTGCCAACGGTTGGCCGCGTCCATTTACAGGCTTTGGTAGCGAGGATCCGTTTACTGTGCGAGATCTTAGCGAAACTTTTCGTATTTTAATGGAACAAGAATTTGGCCGCACTGATGTCTTGTTCCCTAAAACAAATCGGCTTAAGAGGGAGTATCGGGATCTCCTGTCAAAGCATGTGTTCGGCGGATTCGGCCTTCGGGTTGATAGGCATGGCGCTCAAAAAAGGTTAGTCTTGCAGCAGAGAGAGAAAAGCAAATCCATCCCTTATATGGCATGGTCGGCAGGCCAAAGGGAATTTGTGCCGCTGTTGATGGGACTATATTGGCTTATGCCTGGGGCAAAGGTGAAACTAAGAAAAGATGTGGAAAGGGTGGTAATTGAGGAACCGGAGATGGGTCTGCACCCGGATGCCATCTCGGTCGTCCTGTTGCTGGTTTTGGAGCTTCTTTGGAGAGGATACAAAATCTGTCTCTCCACGCATTCGCCGCACATTCTGGATGTCGTGTGGGCTATGCGTGTTATCGCGGACCGTCAGGCTGACTTCACAAAACTGTTGGAAGTTTTTGAGGTCCGAAAGTCGGATTCAATGAAACGTGTTGCTGAATCAGTCGGGCAGAAGACAACTAAGGTTTACTACTTTACTCCCGACGGAAATACAAAAGACATATCTAATCTCAATCCAAGTTCAACCGAGTGGGGCGAAGCTGGATGGGGAGGGCTAACTGAGTTTAGCGGGCGGGTTAACAAAATTGTGGCCACAGTGGTTAATGATTCATCAAAGGATAATAATTAG